The following coding sequences lie in one Maribacter forsetii DSM 18668 genomic window:
- a CDS encoding NRAMP family divalent metal transporter, producing the protein MLHFKTILKNLGPGLLFASMAIGTSHLVLSTKAGAQYGWLIVIPIILANVLKYPFFEFGVRYTNVTNKTLIEGYLNRGKGYLWFYAIITFITTFTILAALYTVTAGLFINLFDIGHSSIAMVALSLFLIISALLIFGKYKLLEISLKFVVSVLFVALLVTTILVVAKGPVSHVPDFKPLPIFNEVGILFLIGLIGWMPTSVEASSWISLWSIEKWKTQDKPSLKESLQEFNIGYTITAVLAIFFMIIGWYTLYGTNIQLSNNAVSFADQVVRLFTQHIGSWAYLFIAISAFATMFSTCMTAHDALARVSLDIISLLKPKNKWYTTKAAFAVGVLILTLINFVVIAAFSANMGNLVALATFVSFVVAPVIGYMNLKNVTSTELEPRFQPGKKLRILTYAGILFLSCFALYYFYIIII; encoded by the coding sequence ATGCTCCATTTTAAAACAATTCTAAAAAATTTAGGACCCGGACTTTTGTTCGCTAGCATGGCGATAGGTACATCTCATCTTGTACTATCTACTAAAGCAGGAGCACAATATGGTTGGCTAATAGTCATTCCTATCATTTTAGCAAACGTTTTAAAATACCCTTTTTTTGAATTTGGAGTTCGCTATACGAACGTTACGAACAAAACCTTAATAGAAGGCTATTTAAACCGTGGTAAAGGCTATCTCTGGTTTTATGCCATAATTACCTTTATAACCACTTTCACCATCTTAGCAGCTTTGTATACGGTTACGGCAGGTCTCTTTATTAATTTGTTCGATATTGGTCATAGCTCTATAGCAATGGTCGCATTAAGTCTATTTTTAATTATAAGCGCACTACTGATTTTTGGAAAATACAAGCTTTTGGAAATTAGCTTAAAATTCGTTGTTAGTGTACTATTTGTTGCTTTACTGGTTACAACCATTTTAGTTGTAGCAAAAGGACCTGTAAGCCATGTTCCAGACTTTAAACCATTACCCATTTTCAACGAAGTAGGAATATTGTTTTTAATAGGATTAATAGGATGGATGCCTACTAGTGTAGAAGCTTCTAGTTGGATCAGTTTATGGAGTATTGAAAAATGGAAAACTCAAGACAAGCCTAGCCTAAAAGAATCGTTACAAGAATTTAATATCGGATATACCATTACTGCTGTACTAGCTATCTTCTTTATGATTATAGGATGGTACACCTTATACGGCACCAACATACAGCTTAGCAATAATGCCGTGAGTTTTGCCGATCAAGTAGTACGCTTGTTTACCCAACACATAGGGTCATGGGCATATCTATTTATTGCCATTTCTGCATTCGCCACTATGTTCAGTACTTGTATGACGGCACATGATGCTTTAGCTAGAGTAAGTTTAGATATAATTTCTTTATTGAAACCAAAAAACAAATGGTACACTACCAAAGCAGCTTTCGCAGTTGGGGTATTGATTTTGACCCTAATCAATTTTGTTGTGATAGCAGCATTTAGTGCCAATATGGGTAATTTGGTAGCTCTAGCAACATTTGTTTCTTTTGTTGTTGCACCTGTTATCGGATACATGAATTTAAAAAATGTGACCAGTACCGAATTAGAACCTAGATTTCAACCAGGTAAGAAATTGAGAATCCTTACCTATGCTGGAATTTTATTCTTGTCATGTTTTGCGCTGTACTATTTCTATATCATTATTATCTAA
- a CDS encoding SanA/YdcF family protein — MLKKILKISGLLLLALILMIFVCNSIISSTAEEKTYSNISSIPSNRVGLVLGTSNRLTDGSPNPYYTYRINATKALYNAGKIKFILVSGDNGSIYYNEPDTFKKDLIKAGIPEKVIFLDYAGFRTLDSMFRAKFIFGLDNVTVISQKFHNERAIYIAKQKGLNAIGFNAKDVSTSQGLKVQIREYLARVKVFIDMILNTQPKFYGTTIEIK; from the coding sequence ATGCTGAAAAAAATATTAAAAATATCTGGCTTATTACTATTAGCATTAATTCTAATGATATTTGTCTGCAATAGTATTATTTCTAGCACTGCAGAAGAAAAAACTTATTCCAATATATCCTCAATTCCAAGTAATCGTGTCGGTCTTGTATTAGGGACCTCCAACAGATTAACAGACGGTTCTCCCAACCCATATTACACATACCGTATAAATGCAACCAAAGCACTTTACAATGCCGGTAAGATTAAATTTATATTGGTTAGCGGGGACAATGGAAGCATCTATTATAACGAACCAGATACCTTTAAAAAGGATTTGATAAAAGCGGGTATACCTGAAAAAGTTATATTCTTGGACTATGCAGGTTTCAGAACCCTAGATTCCATGTTTAGGGCAAAGTTTATATTCGGCTTAGACAATGTTACCGTAATCTCGCAAAAGTTCCATAATGAAAGAGCTATATATATTGCCAAACAAAAAGGATTAAATGCTATAGGGTTTAATGCAAAAGACGTTTCTACAAGCCAAGGTCTAAAAGTTCAAATAAGAGAATACCTTGCCCGTGTAAAAGTATTTATAGACATGATTCTTAATACACAGCCTAAATTTTACGGTACCACAATTGAGATAAAATAA
- the mutS gene encoding DNA mismatch repair protein MutS, translated as MKQYNTIKTKYPDALLLFRVGDFYETFGEDAVKASRILGIILTNRNNGGERTELAGFPHHSLNTYLPKLVKAGQRVAICDQLEDPKQTKTIVKRGVTELVTPGVAMNDDILNSKTNNFLCAVHFGRKKIGISFVDISTGEFLTSEGSEEQIDKLLQNFSPNEVLISKAHKKEFLEVFGKNHHLFYLEDWVFQEDYALENLTSHFNTNTLKGFGVDHLTCGIIASGVVLHYLGETQHRQLQHISKLQRIAEDDYIWMDRFTIKNLELYHSTNVNAVTLLDVIDKTISPMGGRMIKRWLALPLKNLEKIKRRQQIVSFLYDEEVILEKFQHHIKQMGDLERLISKVATGKVNPKEVVQLKNSLEALIPIKQLATSSKNESLALTGDQIQSCDLLRAKIKEMLSEEAPVNILKGNTIAEGFSEELDELRGLATSGKNYLNNMLERETAATGITSLKIASNNVFGYYIEVRNTHKDKVPETWTRKQTLVNAERYITDELKEYEAKILGAEDRISTLEQQLFSQLVVWMQEYIAPVQNNAYLIAQLDCLCGFAQLAKENAYNCPSLNDSTDLEITDGRHPVIEKQLPLGEQYIANDLQLDRSNQQFIMITGPNMSGKSALLRQTALIVLLAQMGSFVPAETAKIGVVDKIFTRVGASDNISMGESTFMVEMNETASILNNLSERSLVLLDEIGRGTSTYDGISIAWAISEYLHEHPARAKTMFATHYHELNEMTNTFNRIKNYNVAIKELKDTVLFLRKLVPGGSEHSFGIHVAKMAGMPQQVIQKANKILKKLENKHVSEDVGDKLKSDSDEMQLSFFNLDDPLLEEIKEEITHLDIDTLTPVEALMKLNEIKRLLTKDKKATS; from the coding sequence ATGAAGCAATATAACACCATCAAGACCAAGTATCCTGATGCATTATTACTGTTTCGAGTAGGTGATTTCTATGAAACTTTTGGTGAAGATGCAGTAAAGGCTTCACGCATATTAGGTATTATTTTAACCAACAGAAATAATGGTGGCGAAAGAACCGAGTTAGCTGGTTTTCCGCATCATTCTTTAAATACCTATTTACCAAAATTGGTAAAAGCAGGTCAGCGAGTTGCTATTTGTGATCAGTTAGAGGACCCTAAGCAGACCAAAACCATTGTCAAAAGAGGTGTTACCGAATTGGTTACCCCAGGAGTGGCAATGAACGATGACATCTTAAACTCTAAAACAAATAATTTTCTTTGTGCCGTTCACTTTGGAAGAAAGAAAATAGGAATTTCGTTCGTAGATATTTCTACAGGTGAGTTTTTAACCTCAGAAGGTAGTGAAGAACAGATTGATAAATTACTTCAGAATTTCTCACCTAACGAAGTATTAATATCCAAAGCGCATAAAAAAGAATTCTTAGAGGTCTTCGGTAAAAATCATCATCTATTTTATCTAGAAGATTGGGTCTTTCAAGAAGATTATGCTTTAGAAAATCTTACATCACATTTTAACACCAATACCCTGAAAGGTTTTGGTGTTGACCATTTAACCTGTGGCATCATAGCATCCGGGGTAGTTTTACATTACTTAGGTGAAACCCAACATCGCCAATTGCAGCATATATCTAAACTGCAACGTATTGCGGAAGATGATTATATATGGATGGATAGATTCACCATTAAAAACTTGGAACTTTACCATTCCACCAATGTCAATGCAGTAACACTTTTAGATGTTATTGACAAAACCATCTCTCCCATGGGTGGGCGTATGATCAAAAGATGGCTTGCCTTACCCCTTAAAAATTTAGAAAAAATTAAAAGGAGGCAACAGATTGTTTCCTTTCTATATGATGAAGAAGTTATACTAGAAAAATTTCAACATCATATTAAACAAATGGGCGATTTAGAACGATTGATTTCTAAAGTCGCTACAGGCAAAGTCAACCCGAAAGAAGTAGTTCAATTAAAAAATTCTTTAGAAGCTTTAATTCCTATTAAGCAATTAGCCACCTCTTCTAAAAACGAATCGTTGGCCTTAACGGGAGACCAAATACAATCGTGCGATTTATTACGAGCCAAAATAAAAGAGATGCTTAGTGAAGAGGCACCCGTTAACATTTTAAAAGGTAACACTATTGCCGAAGGTTTTTCAGAAGAGCTAGACGAATTAAGAGGCTTGGCGACATCGGGTAAAAATTACCTGAACAATATGTTAGAAAGGGAAACTGCCGCAACAGGTATTACCTCCCTAAAAATAGCATCTAATAATGTATTTGGCTATTATATAGAAGTTAGAAACACCCATAAAGACAAAGTTCCAGAAACCTGGACCCGTAAACAAACCTTGGTCAATGCCGAGCGTTACATTACCGATGAGCTTAAAGAATATGAAGCAAAAATTCTAGGTGCGGAGGACCGTATCTCAACCTTGGAGCAACAACTATTTTCACAACTGGTGGTATGGATGCAAGAATACATTGCCCCGGTTCAAAATAACGCATACTTAATAGCTCAGCTAGATTGCCTTTGCGGTTTTGCTCAATTGGCAAAAGAAAACGCATACAATTGTCCGTCTTTAAACGATTCCACAGATTTAGAAATAACAGATGGAAGACACCCCGTTATAGAAAAGCAATTACCGTTAGGTGAGCAATATATTGCAAACGACTTACAATTAGACCGTTCCAATCAACAATTTATAATGATTACCGGCCCTAATATGAGTGGTAAATCTGCCTTATTAAGACAAACGGCATTAATAGTTTTACTTGCGCAAATGGGTAGTTTTGTACCCGCTGAAACGGCTAAAATTGGTGTTGTAGATAAAATATTTACACGTGTAGGCGCCAGTGATAATATTTCAATGGGAGAATCTACTTTTATGGTAGAAATGAATGAAACAGCATCTATTCTAAATAACCTATCTGAACGCAGTCTGGTGCTCTTAGATGAAATCGGTAGAGGTACAAGTACCTATGATGGCATTTCCATTGCATGGGCAATTTCAGAATACCTTCACGAACACCCTGCAAGAGCAAAGACCATGTTTGCCACACATTATCATGAGCTCAATGAAATGACCAACACCTTTAATCGCATCAAAAACTATAATGTAGCTATTAAAGAATTAAAAGATACCGTTTTGTTCCTAAGAAAATTAGTTCCTGGTGGTAGTGAACACAGTTTTGGTATACATGTGGCTAAAATGGCGGGTATGCCCCAACAAGTAATTCAAAAGGCAAACAAGATTTTGAAAAAGTTGGAAAATAAACACGTTAGTGAAGATGTAGGTGATAAACTTAAAAGTGATTCTGACGAAATGCAACTCAGCTTTTTTAACCTAGACGACCCTTTATTGGAAGAAATTAAGGAAGAAATCACACATTTAGACATAGATACGCTAACTCCGGTAGAAGCTTTGATGAAATTAAATGAGATTAAAAGGCTGTTAACCAAGGACAAAAAAGCGACTTCGTAA
- a CDS encoding RNA methyltransferase, giving the protein MRKLRNEELDRIDVEGYKLAGKSPIIIVLDNIRSLNNIGSVFRTADAFLVEKIYLCGITATPPHKDIHKTALGATDSVDCEHVADTVELVTRLKEDGCHIISVEQAENATQLNDYAPAKDKKQVLIFGNEVKGVAQNVVSASDEVLEIPQFGTKHSLNISVSVGVVVWDCWSKLNA; this is encoded by the coding sequence ATGAGAAAATTAAGAAATGAGGAGTTGGATAGAATTGATGTGGAAGGGTATAAGCTTGCAGGAAAATCTCCTATAATAATTGTTCTTGATAATATAAGGAGTTTAAATAATATTGGTTCTGTTTTTAGAACCGCCGACGCTTTTTTGGTCGAAAAAATATACTTGTGCGGAATTACCGCTACGCCACCTCATAAAGATATTCATAAAACCGCTTTAGGAGCAACGGATAGTGTTGACTGTGAACATGTGGCAGATACTGTTGAATTGGTAACTAGGCTTAAAGAAGATGGATGTCATATTATTTCTGTTGAACAGGCAGAAAATGCAACGCAGCTAAATGACTATGCACCAGCAAAAGATAAAAAGCAAGTGCTTATTTTTGGAAATGAGGTTAAGGGTGTAGCTCAGAACGTAGTTTCTGCTAGTGATGAGGTTTTGGAAATTCCGCAATTCGGCACCAAACATTCTTTGAATATATCAGTGAGTGTTGGCGTTGTAGTTTGGGATTGTTGGAGTAAGTTAAACGCATAA
- the folK gene encoding 2-amino-4-hydroxy-6-hydroxymethyldihydropteridine diphosphokinase → MGVYKTAFLSIGSNLGNRQLLLQKAIFEIGKIAGEIRQVSAVYETPSWGFEGEDFLNACLELQTLLAPEDLLEKLLAIETHFGRERNESDNYQSRTLDIDIIYYEKDIIKTENLTVPHPKMQDRKFILKPLADITPQFYHPIFNKDTRNLLQECKDKSTITKQIKRLFKSRHTFFASLQYVAIEGNIGAGKTTLATKISEDFNAKLILERFAENPFLPNFYEDQARYAFPLEMSFLADRYQQFTEDTNQLDLFKSFMVSDYDIFKSLIFAKVTLQQNEFDLYRKVFNFMYKEVKKPKVYVYLYQTTERLLQQIRQRGRDYEQNIELTYLEKINRGYFDFLKTYPKENQLIIDVSELDFVRHSKDYEAILTKIENFALANL, encoded by the coding sequence ATGGGAGTATACAAAACAGCATTCTTATCTATAGGCAGTAATTTAGGCAATCGTCAATTGTTATTACAAAAAGCCATTTTCGAAATCGGAAAAATAGCCGGTGAAATCAGGCAAGTTTCCGCTGTCTATGAAACTCCGTCATGGGGTTTTGAAGGGGAAGATTTCTTGAATGCCTGTTTAGAATTGCAAACATTACTTGCTCCAGAAGATTTATTGGAAAAGCTATTAGCCATAGAGACTCATTTTGGAAGAGAAAGAAACGAAAGTGACAATTACCAAAGTAGAACTTTAGACATTGATATTATCTATTATGAAAAAGATATTATCAAGACAGAGAACTTAACGGTTCCACACCCTAAAATGCAAGATAGAAAGTTTATTCTAAAACCTCTTGCAGATATTACTCCGCAATTCTATCACCCCATATTCAACAAAGACACTAGAAATTTACTGCAAGAATGTAAAGACAAGAGCACTATAACCAAACAAATAAAAAGACTTTTTAAAAGTAGACATACATTTTTTGCTAGCCTACAATATGTTGCTATAGAAGGTAATATTGGTGCAGGTAAAACAACATTGGCCACTAAGATTTCAGAAGATTTCAATGCAAAATTGATTTTAGAACGATTTGCCGAAAATCCGTTTTTACCTAATTTTTATGAAGACCAGGCCAGGTATGCCTTTCCGTTAGAAATGTCGTTTTTAGCAGATCGATATCAACAATTTACAGAAGACACCAATCAATTAGATTTATTTAAAAGTTTTATGGTAAGCGATTATGATATTTTTAAATCGCTGATTTTTGCCAAGGTGACACTACAACAAAACGAATTTGATTTATACAGAAAGGTATTCAATTTCATGTACAAGGAGGTTAAAAAGCCAAAAGTCTACGTTTATCTGTACCAAACCACAGAAAGATTACTACAACAAATAAGGCAACGTGGCAGAGATTACGAGCAAAATATAGAGCTTACCTATCTAGAAAAAATTAACCGGGGTTATTTCGACTTCCTAAAGACATACCCTAAAGAAAATCAATTGATTATAGATGTTAGCGAGCTAGATTTCGTAAGACACTCAAAAGATTATGAAGCCATTTTAACCAAGATAGAAAACTTTGCCTTAGCCAACTTATAA
- the sppA gene encoding signal peptide peptidase SppA produces MNFLRNFLASILGSLFAFGIMFVMFLIFVSLVSSGEDTVAVEDNSVLELQLQRQISDYTGSNELDPFAGIFEESQGLDEIIQAIEVAKNDDRIKGISINNNFIIAGLAQTQAIRKSLEDFKAEGKFIYAYADFFMQRDYYLASVADSIFINPVGVLDFKGLSTEVLYYKELQEKSGIKMEVIRHGKYKSAVEPYLENNMSEANRSQLTSLLQSLWNSMIVDISKTRSISESDLNIIADTLGGRNPEYAKRSGLIDDVVFYDEYEGKIASALKIKKDEDINYTKLDDYVKYSNKKKLKSGDDKIAIVFAQGEILYGEGGPNIIGQGIINEALIKAREDEDVKAIVLRVNSPGGSALTSDIIWREVALARKVKPVIVSMGNVAASGGYYIAAGADKIFAEPTTITGSIGVFGTVPNMTELADNVGINAEQVGTNKNAVDYSLFEPMQESFKNQIQESIEETYQTFLGRVSEGRNMTIAQVDSVAQGRVWSGTEALEVGLVDELGNLDDAINAAAEMAELSAYGIKKFPKYKSGFERFMEDLEGASLQIKENVLKDEIGDEAYKVLKELQSFKEQKGIQARMPFALDIK; encoded by the coding sequence ATGAATTTTTTAAGAAATTTTCTTGCTTCCATTTTAGGTTCCTTGTTTGCATTTGGGATCATGTTTGTCATGTTTTTAATTTTTGTAAGCCTTGTCAGTAGTGGTGAAGACACTGTTGCTGTTGAGGATAACTCTGTACTGGAATTACAATTGCAAAGACAGATTTCAGATTATACGGGTAGTAATGAGTTGGATCCATTTGCAGGTATTTTTGAGGAGTCGCAAGGGTTAGATGAAATAATACAGGCTATTGAAGTAGCAAAAAATGATGATCGTATTAAAGGTATCAGTATCAATAATAATTTCATTATTGCTGGTTTAGCTCAAACTCAAGCTATTAGAAAATCATTGGAGGATTTTAAGGCTGAGGGAAAATTCATATACGCGTATGCAGACTTTTTTATGCAGCGCGATTATTATTTGGCCAGTGTTGCCGATTCTATTTTTATTAATCCAGTAGGGGTTTTAGATTTTAAAGGTTTGTCAACAGAGGTGCTTTATTACAAAGAGCTTCAAGAGAAATCTGGAATTAAGATGGAGGTTATACGTCATGGTAAGTATAAAAGTGCTGTTGAACCATATCTTGAGAATAACATGAGTGAAGCCAACAGAAGCCAATTGACTTCATTGCTTCAATCTCTTTGGAATTCTATGATTGTAGATATTTCAAAAACACGTTCTATTTCTGAGTCTGATTTAAATATCATAGCGGATACCTTAGGCGGCAGAAATCCGGAATATGCCAAGCGTTCAGGTTTAATTGATGATGTGGTTTTTTATGATGAGTATGAGGGTAAAATTGCAAGTGCGCTTAAGATCAAGAAAGATGAAGACATCAATTATACCAAGTTAGATGACTATGTAAAGTATTCGAATAAAAAGAAATTGAAATCTGGTGATGATAAAATCGCAATTGTATTTGCACAAGGTGAAATTTTATATGGTGAAGGTGGTCCTAATATAATAGGTCAAGGGATTATAAATGAAGCATTGATTAAAGCTCGTGAAGACGAAGATGTAAAGGCAATTGTATTGCGGGTAAACTCTCCAGGTGGTAGTGCTTTAACTTCAGATATTATTTGGAGAGAGGTTGCGCTTGCCAGGAAAGTGAAACCTGTAATTGTATCTATGGGTAACGTTGCCGCATCTGGTGGTTATTATATTGCTGCCGGTGCAGACAAGATTTTTGCAGAGCCAACGACAATAACGGGATCAATAGGTGTATTTGGTACAGTGCCTAATATGACCGAGTTGGCAGATAATGTTGGTATTAATGCTGAACAGGTAGGTACCAATAAAAATGCTGTAGATTATTCGCTTTTTGAGCCAATGCAAGAAAGCTTTAAAAATCAAATTCAAGAAAGTATAGAGGAAACTTACCAAACATTTCTAGGAAGAGTGTCAGAAGGTAGAAATATGACAATTGCACAAGTGGATAGTGTTGCCCAAGGTAGGGTTTGGAGTGGTACTGAAGCTTTAGAGGTTGGTCTGGTTGATGAACTAGGTAATTTAGATGATGCAATCAATGCTGCCGCAGAGATGGCTGAACTGAGTGCTTACGGTATTAAGAAATTCCCTAAGTACAAAAGCGGATTTGAACGCTTTATGGAAGATTTAGAAGGAGCTAGTCTACAAATAAAAGAGAACGTGTTAAAAGATGAAATAGGTGATGAGGCATATAAAGTGTTGAAAGAGCTGCAGTCTTTTAAAGAGCAAAAAGGGATACAGGCTAGAATGCCGTTTGCATTAGATATTAAATAA
- a CDS encoding queuosine precursor transporter: MTLKDRKLAQRIYLYLGALFITSLVVSNLIFQKFFYWNPFGDFTVYGVSLFEVSVGILPYPITFLITDLISEIYGRKMANQIVTAGIFASFFSMGIILLAEVAPAIPSSPINDETFTQVFALSPIAVLASMIAYLLAQYVDVAIYHFWKRLTKGKYLWIRNNFSTFLSQFLDTFTVVGLLCVFRVLPWDLFFGLVVSGFIFKIFIAFLDTPFLYFFVYIMRKRFNLEPNEELDLDI, translated from the coding sequence ATGACCTTAAAGGATAGAAAATTAGCACAGCGTATTTATCTGTATTTAGGGGCTTTGTTTATCACTTCTCTAGTGGTTTCAAACCTTATATTTCAAAAGTTTTTTTATTGGAATCCCTTCGGGGATTTCACTGTTTATGGGGTTTCTCTTTTTGAGGTTTCCGTGGGTATTTTACCTTATCCCATAACCTTTTTAATTACAGATCTAATATCAGAGATATATGGAAGAAAAATGGCTAACCAGATTGTCACCGCTGGTATATTCGCTTCCTTCTTTTCTATGGGTATTATTTTATTGGCAGAAGTAGCACCTGCAATTCCTTCTTCACCCATAAATGATGAAACTTTTACTCAAGTTTTTGCGCTTTCGCCTATTGCGGTCTTGGCTTCAATGATAGCTTATTTATTAGCGCAATACGTTGATGTGGCTATATATCATTTCTGGAAAAGATTGACCAAAGGGAAATATTTATGGATTCGTAACAATTTTTCAACATTCCTCTCACAATTTCTTGATACGTTTACCGTTGTGGGGTTGTTATGTGTCTTCAGAGTACTGCCGTGGGATCTTTTTTTCGGTCTTGTAGTAAGCGGGTTTATTTTTAAGATTTTTATAGCATTTCTAGACACCCCTTTTCTCTATTTCTTCGTATATATTATGAGAAAGCGTTTTAATCTAGAGCCAAATGAAGAATTGGATTTAGATATTTAG